AAATTGACGGAAAACTTAAATTGTTGCTTATGTGTTGTTTGAGTTGATCATGTTGTATATCATTGTTGGACTGCAAAACATAtgcaatataattatatttgacattttataaCAGGTTTGTATAATAAATtggatattattttttatataataaactACTTTTAAAAAGCgttggtttaaaaaaaaaactgtagGAATTTTTAGTGGTGCACTTCATTACGTCACAAAAGATATTTGTAACTGTCCCAAATTAACCTTTAACAACAATATTATTTATCACTAAAACATCACTTTCAGTGGCAAGTACAGTACGCCgctataaaaaataaatagaatataTGTTACTAAAAGTAAGCTTTTTGGCAATGTGGAAACGTCACTAAAAGTATACCTTTTGCGGTGCTAATTTTTGCATCGCTAAAACTTTTACAACACGAATTCAGTGACAGTTATAGCGACGAATGACTCTACGCTGCTAATACTTTTAACGACGTGTTTTTGCATTTAAATGACGTTTTTGGTGCGCCACTAAAAACATAATTTCGTGTAGTGTGGAGATATATTGCTAACACATTATATACATTATTAATAAACAACGTGAATTTAATAgattgtttttgtttatttttattgttagatTTTTGTAAGTAAAAGTTATATTATTGTAGCTTGGTTGAATTTGATAGGTTAAAatgaaatagagaaaaaaaaaacaaagaaaattctgatttcatttattattaCATTTTCACTTTCACTCCTGTGATTCTGAAGAAAAAGACATGTGAGAGAGTGATCATATTGCATAGGAAAACGAGGAGAACCTTATAACTACATGATGTGTAGTtacatttagaaaaataatgttTATAGTGTTGTTAATTATCCCATTTTTACCAATAGTGTAtattatcttttcaattttagataTCTAAAAATGAAATGAATTGACAAGTCATGAACTTGGATGAGTGGCTCATAATCCACCTTTATTTTTTGTGCTTTAATTCATTGTAACTTAAAGTTGTGTGTTTCTTCATGAGAATATTTCCAAAATACACACTaaacacaaaataaataataatacatAATTGGTTTCCTTTTATCATCAGAAGAATAATATGAATTTAATACaagggaaaaagaaataattaatttaaaggtATTCCCTAATTAATATGGTAGAAACATGAGAGAAAATTTGCTTTATGATAGGGACATAAGAATTCACTAaagttaattattattttgaattataAACCTATTTTACTAGTGATTACATTTTTACTACTCGTTGTTACAATAATTAGAGTTGGAGGTTACGTAGAGAATTCACACGTATGTTGATTTCTTGATGGTTAAGAATGTACGTTGTACAAACAAATTGTAACATTCGAGGTTCAAGAAATGAAATTTGGATTCAACACTAATGACTATGGTATTCTCCTATGACCTGGTTTATgtatttttgttttggtttgaACTGTTTTTAAATAGTGAAAGATCTTTCACAAACCAACATAAGTCGTTTTAGCATGTTGTGTTAGAGTATTCTTCACATAAGTGCTTCAAACTAAGCACATTTAATTGAGCAACAAAAACAAATATGTAAACCTTATTGGTATATtaataacttttaatttttttaagttgTTTTTAACTATAATTTCATATCTTCAACAACTTTTCTTGGTTGAAATATGATATCAGTTCATTCATGTTTTTTTCTTACACTCGAAACACATtacacaaataaataaaattttgaaactaaagaaaaattttaattttgaaattggtAAGATAAAACACAATGTACTTTTTTCAAAATGACATAAAAGTTGTACTATGGACGGTCCACCAACATAACATGGTTTTAAACCAAAAAGAATCATTTCAAtattagaaaagaaattaaaatgatgGTACCTAGGAAGGGTTGACACAGTAAAGAAAGTAGTAGAGAGGACCAAAATCTTTCAAACTTTCCGAACATGAAAATATTCCAAAAGATCTGATGAACCAAATTGGATTGATGGTTTATAATTCCTCTACAACCAACAACATGAAGACACACATGAATTTTATATTCTAACCTTTTATGTTTCTTTTCGAGTCTAATTTGTTTTTGCCAATTACTTCACATgtaaaataattttgatatgCATATATTATATAAGGTAATTATAATAGCTAGCAATTtctagaataattattaagtatgtagcaatattttaaaaaaattacaaatatagcaaagtctatatacttctatcgttgatagactcttgtaatttatcgatgatagaccaacattcgcagtatggtctatcagtgatagactcctatcattgatagattttgacagattttgttatatttacaatttttttttaatgttgttatatacttaattattttgaatataatttatatatttgcaactatccctattATATATCTAAaggttaaaattaaaaattcttTAAGGAAGGTTGTTGGActgaaaattatcaaaaattaGTTTTCGTTCATCTAAgaaaattgttgtttttttcaatttttttccttttacttttctctttttaaattgtgtttgtttcttcatatatattatatagatGGGTTATTTCACATCATTTGAGAGAAAGTATTTGATTCCAAAAAGAAGGAACTCTATCAATGCTATTTTTCATTTTGGGTTTTCAATTGTTCCtttagattttgaaaacatTATATTATCGCATATTGCTTAACATATAGTTGACGCACAAacacttttttcttaaaaattcaaatatcaCCCATATGTGATTGATTTCCACCTTTAcgttttcaaaaacaaaaaatacaaaaaaaaaaaaaaaattaaaattaaaatgtgttttgcatattcatttttaaaaacaatttcaAGAAAGAATACTCGATATAACCtattttcaaaaacaataaacgattgtttttctttgtttttagatattgttttaaaaaattgtgaatataaaatacataattgcatttttaaattaacaacaaaacaaacattttgaattttaaattcgaatatcaaaattttaaattgaaaccAAACATATACGAAGAAACTATGAGGTTGAACTCAACTTGCTGAAGAAAAAattcaataattttcttttatatattcaCTAAGAAATGACTAACCCAATAAAgttgataaaaatatttttgatatttttcatcgTGGGCtgtggtttatttttttttttttttgttatattttttaaaaaagtttaaaaaatctAATTTAAGTTGAAGAATATATTATAAGATGAAtagtaattttattaaattaagtatATTTGTTGAATGATTGAATTTAACATTTATTAAATGTATTTAGAGGAAATTTAGACATGAAAATTGGTTTGAATCACAAAACTATTGAAAGTATTTTACAaggtaaaattttagtttttaccTTTTATGTAATGTGATAGATGGTGATAAACtcatataaaatataaacataGATGTGTATTTGAGTATGTTATAACTGATTTAGACTTGCAACGTATAGGACATGGTATAGATATATCCGTAAAATTGAAATACGGATACCAATGTGGATATGACAAAGATATTTTAATCCTTTGGTGGTGGGaggagaataataataattagtcgGAGTTGTGACTGTCTGTTGGAAATCCATAGCCTAAATATTTGCGTTTCTAAAAGCtttgcaaaagaaaaagatttgAAACTGAGTCATTTTCATGGTGGCGTTAATGGGGGGCCCCCGTTTGTTGGATTCCCATGCTCCATCTATAAATACCAACTTTCCTCTTCATCTTCCTTAGcatcccttcttcttcttcttcttcttcttcactctTCTGCACCTTCGGTGGTCTTTCTCCTTAGACCGCTGTTGGTTGCTGTTCACCAAAAACCATGTCTCCATTGATGATCTTTCAAGCTTCTTATTCTAACGACAAAAAACAGGGCATCGTCGCTGTTCTTTCCTCCGACTCTGATCACTCTCAAATTCAAACTTCTTCACTTCGAAGAACTTTATCTGCTGATATGTCTTCCCATAAATGGATCTCTCTCATGAAAAAAACCTCTTCCTTCCAAGATTTTCACAACCCCAAAACAGAGGATGAAACAGAGGGTGTTGATGTTTGGAGCTCTATCATTAAAGAATCTCGGCAAGATTCGAAACCTATTTTGGATCCTTATGTTCATCCTCTTCTTAAGAGATCTGGGAAGTGTTTGAGTGAAAAGAGCCTTGAGATTTGTACAGAGAGTCTTGGTTCTGAGACGGGCTCTGATGGCTTCTCGTCGTATCCATCGTCGGAGAATGGAGATACCGATGATGAGAACGAGGAAAATATGATTGAAAGTACTCAAACATTTGAGATGGAGAATCAATGGAAGCCTGTGAAGATCAGCCATAAGAAATCGCCACCCCGTCGGTCGCTTCCTCCACCGTTGCCTACTCTTTCTGGGCCGGATGGCGAGACGTTGAGGATGCAGCCTCGCCGTGACAATGGACGTTTGGTCCTTGAGGCCATGTCGGTGCCTTCACAAAACAATTTTCATGCTCAACGTCAAGATGGTCGCCTTGTTCTCACACTCATCAATCGTCATCTAATCAATCAGGTAATAAATGACGACTAAACTCAAAAGTTAACAAGGATGATTGGTTATTCACATTAACTATAAAACTATAACAATTTGCCTGTAAAATCCGACTTTCCGTCTATGTAAAATTTAAGTTGAAGGGTCGTACTAAATTTAACCATTTGATTCATTTTCTCAATCAGGTCGAGAAAATCGACGAATGGAAAatggaagaagaggaaaaaggaaaagaacaaaaaacgACAAAATTATCAGAATTTCCAAGAGGGTTACTAAACACACACAGATTAGCATCAATGATGAGCAGCAAAACAATAGCTTTAGCCAACAGAAACCCATCACTCCCTCCACGCCCAAAAGCGGGTCAGCCGATAATAGGCTGTGTGGCACCGCCAGTGGTTGCGTCATTGAACGCCTATGAGTACTACTGGAGGACAAAGCCGACGGGGAAAGCGGGAACACCGCTTGGGCAGCAGCCGGCAACGTTCAAGAGCAGCAGCAGAAAAGTTATGATATCCAAGAACAGAACAGCAAATGAAGAAGAGAAATTGGTAGTATTGTGTTCAAATGGGAGTTGTAAGGAAGTGCGGCGGACGGTGGTGTTTTGGGAGCCACGGTGCATTGCCACCTCCTAAAATAATATTCCATTTTCATTTATAAGCTTCTTACTGTTTTACCtaaatttgatgttttttttttcttctaattttgttgttttttgttaAACTTACTTTCCACTCTTTGGGGAATTATGTCATCTAATAAAAGTATatgagagagagatgagagagGGAGAGATCATAACTTTTAATTTGAGAGAAATATCATATGTACTGTTAAACAATATAAATACTTAAATTACTAATTTAGTCCAtcacttttttcctttttcattatGTTTTCTGTGCAGCTAAAAAAGGATTCGATTTTAAATTCATGTATCCGCGATAGATGATAGGTTTCTTTTGGATTCGTTAGATGTTATAGAATACTATCTATGAAAATTTAATCAATCGTGTTTGGTTCATGAAAATAACCTAATCTCTATAAACCAATCTTTTAAGTACAAATTGAAGAGGATAGTTTTGAACTTTGAACCTTTTCTTGGCTATATACAAATGTCAATTAAGCCAACCTCTTTATCACCTCATCCATAAACAATACTTTCTTGAAAAGTattgtttgttttgttatttgtttgtcaatattttcatttcgttttttaaaattttaaaaactttttataACTACAATTTggattaaaaattcaaatacttccttaaaaataattacaaactTAAAGCAAATAA
The sequence above is drawn from the Cucumis melo cultivar AY chromosome 2, USDA_Cmelo_AY_1.0, whole genome shotgun sequence genome and encodes:
- the LOC103491936 gene encoding protein FAF-like, chloroplastic — protein: MSPLMIFQASYSNDKKQGIVAVLSSDSDHSQIQTSSLRRTLSADMSSHKWISLMKKTSSFQDFHNPKTEDETEGVDVWSSIIKESRQDSKPILDPYVHPLLKRSGKCLSEKSLEICTESLGSETGSDGFSSYPSSENGDTDDENEENMIESTQTFEMENQWKPVKISHKKSPPRRSLPPPLPTLSGPDGETLRMQPRRDNGRLVLEAMSVPSQNNFHAQRQDGRLVLTLINRHLINQVEKIDEWKMEEEEKGKEQKTTKLSEFPRGLLNTHRLASMMSSKTIALANRNPSLPPRPKAGQPIIGCVAPPVVASLNAYEYYWRTKPTGKAGTPLGQQPATFKSSSRKVMISKNRTANEEEKLVVLCSNGSCKEVRRTVVFWEPRCIATS